A window of Daphnia pulicaria isolate SC F1-1A chromosome 4, SC_F0-13Bv2, whole genome shotgun sequence genomic DNA:
CGTTTTTAATAGTTTTTGCTCtacaaatacaaaacaaatggCATAATTTAGAGAGAAGCATAAACATTGTTTCATCAATACCTTCGGCCAAAGTCCAGAGTAGTCTTAGTTTCCGATTCATTGAATGACGCTGGAGAACAACAAGTAACAATTGTCGTTCTGGCATTACCACCCAATGATTCTTGAAGAATACGTGTCAATTTTGAATCACGGTAAGGTATGTGAGATTTATTTCCATCGGCCAATGCAGATATGACATTTCCCAATGCCGACAAGGatttgttaatattttttgcCTCATCCAAGACGGTTCCCTCAGCACCTGTTTTGCTCACCTGGAAAATTAAGATTATACGCGATAAGTTCACGAAGGACACCAAAAGTTGATTTGTTTTACTTACTTTCTCACTTCCAGCTAAATCGACAAGGTAAAGTTTACCCGAtagtttcttttgattttctaagttttcttgttttacgtTAATTAGGAAAACTGAGTGGCTCCTAGAGGAGTGCTCATTCATGTctgtaattgaaaataaacaatgaaaattgatGCACAATTTACGTCTCTAAATAATTCTTACTTGTTACAGCGATGTGTCGATTAGCTTTTCCTTCTTCAATCACTTCAAATACCTCTTCAGGACTTGTAACAAATCTTTCTGTTACACCCTTTACATAAGGGATGCGATTCTTATCTTCATGCACACTCAAATTGACTTTAGATACTGCAATAAAAACAGTTTGGTAATATTCTGCTAACAACACaataatttctttagtagtttTACCATCAAGAAGATCCCTAATTTTGTCCATGTAGATTTCAAAATAAGAGACTTTAATGTGGAACTCCAAGTTTTCTTCCATAGCATAGATGTGATTGAAGATATCGTTGACAATTCGTGGGATGATACCCTGTAGATGTGGATCTCCCATGACTCCTTCCATTGTGTGGGTTTTACCCGAGGATGTTTGCCCGTATGCAAATATAGTTCCATTATAGCCCATTAGGACATCTAATCAGGAAAAAAGTGTGTTTTAGATCAAGGATATTTCTCAAATGAGTGTTAatagaagaaatagaaatacctTTTACAATACTCTTTGCTGCTTCATTGTACACTTTCTCTTGACTGGCATTGGGTTTGAATACTTTATCAAACATATAAACTTTTCCCTACATTAAAAGTAGAACTCGTggttatttgatttaattacaaTTACATTATCGGTGTTGCAGGATTCTTACCCCTAAATTTATACATTGGTCGTCAGTGCCGGGTGGAAACTTGACGACGAATTTCGATCCAGCTCTCTCTTCGGCATCGTTTAAAGGTCGAAAACGACACACTACACGAATACTATCTTCTCCCGGCGCTTCTCTTTCGGCTGACATGATTACACAGCTCTCAATAACTTAAAATACTTGAAAGTTTTAGTaggaacactttttttttcacgtcagTTCCGACTCAATGCCAATTTGCCCTTaaggaagaaagagagagggagggGCACGTGAACCCTCTTCTAGCCAACACACAAGGCGAGTATGAGGACCAATGGccaacaaacaaatcaatcgAATCTGTTAGTCTGTTACTTAGataagaaatgtttgttctgttTCTGACAGTATTTGCGTAAAACAAATTGACGAgatatttcaatttgtttgttggttggaAGAGCGAGCACTGCACGTATTTGATCGAAAGCTCGAACACCTAAAAAGTAAAACACAACGACCAAACGGGTGCGAGCAAGCAGCTGGAGGCCGATGCACTTGATATTTTCAAGCCGAGCGGACTTCCGGCAATTAAGCTGCCATCCGTAAGATGTGGATGCGTTAACGACTCGTAACCAAATTGCAGCTATGGTCGTGCACCAGAGAAAGAGGAAATACAAGAGGAAAACTAAATGACACACACCGTAAGGGCTACTACCTTCTTCTGTTCTGTATCGCACATCCCATGCAGCTCGCTCAGCTATGGTGCGATAGGGTTTAGACTAACCCACTGCTGCATATATTGGTTTCTTATTGATCGAGTCGTGTGATATGCGCTGTATGTGctcttaaaaacattgcatcaTTTTCACTAGATTCTTCTTCAaccaatcaatttcaaattaaaccgGTTTAATAATAGAAGTCGTAATTATATTCtatgatgaaaaaacaaggaagTATTTTAGACATATTAAGGGCTGACTATAATAATAAGTAGGCAGCATAACgcgttatttttcaatttgttgtcTGTATTCTAGGCAGTAAATATGCAAAATACGAAATcatgaaaataaattatgaaagacattattattaaaattatgaaatcatttgtgtttgtgttttcaaCCGGGGACGCAGACGCAAGCTTGTGATTGAGCCTTTAAGTAAGCACTAAATCCCCAACCATGGACGGATTGATAAAGAACTTCAACAGATGCTTCGCACtctaagaaaaaatattttatactGTTAGGagacgaaataaatatttggtaAAGTAATAACTCACTTTTCTCCCGATCATCGATTAAAGGCTGCTCGCAGTTCTCATTCCAGAATTTATTAGTAAGTACGATGCGAAATGGGCAAATCAAGTACCGCTGCCAGCttttaaatgaacaaatttttatcaaacagtttttaaattctttatcgCATTGGCCTCGGTGCACGTCAGCTTCCATTGACGAAATGATGTGGCATTTATCGTAACACATATCATGAGTGTTGCAGCATAGCTCTTGGTCTTTATATGGCAAATATTCAACGTCTATCTAcattatataaagaaaaaatagttgaaaatAGATTAAAGAAAATTCTGGACTGATTTTATTTGTATCGTTACTTTGAGTCCATCAGCTCCACAGCCATTACTAGTCGGGAAATGACTTTGGTTTGGCGCTGCTATAAATCCTGCAAGAATGTAGGTATACAtttaattattgatttattagtTTATACTGCAAAGGGGTCAGAATATTGTATACTTAACCAGGTGGGCAATCAAACTTCAATTCAGAACTGGAAGGCTGTGACAAAAGATTGATTGAGGATTCCCAGATCTTTGGGTGATAAGCGCAAAAATCTACAAGAGTACTGAAAGTAGAACCAATAATTCCAGTAGACATCATTTTGAAGATAATCCATCTTAGTATTCCGGTCCACCAACCATCcaggaaaaataaagttacTAGTATGATGGCTACATGTGAATTCTTCATCGTACATCGTCCGATATGGGACGATAACTCTGAGAGAATTCCAGACAATTTACAGGTTACACAAATACAGCCCGGTATTTTATTTCACCAAGAAGCAAACGGTGCACTCCGCCCGCCCCTTCGAACCTTCCCTATATATTGATAGAAGGGATTTGCAATTGCAACACGCGATACATATATTGATATCTCGATACGATACCTTTTATATTACGTTGAATTacgaaataaatttgttttttaagttatAATCGCGGCCATTGGTCATAAATATAAACAAATTGGATACTACGAAAATATAGCGTAGTTTGAACGCCCACGTAATTTCAAATCGAAATCGGATTTGATTTTCCTTATTGAATCGATAAACTTTCTATATCGATTAGTGGGGTTTGTTTTGacggaagattttttttagtttttattggATTTGTGTCCATTTGTGTACACGATATTTAACTAAAGAGTACATATAATTAGTAACACAACGCTTCAGCTGCTACCATTTGTTTGATCTCATTAATTTGAGCAATCTTAAAATGAGTGTACAGGCATTTGACATCATATTTGCTGGTAATTTACCCAATCTCTTCATTGATGGATCTCCTTCTACAAATGTAAGTCTTTGTATCTAAAATATTCTTGTTGTATGTATAAATATGGTTTTTCAAAGACATTAATGAATAAAATGTCATTTAGATAACCTGCCTGGAAATATGTGGCGATTTCTTATATCTAGGGTGCAAAGAAGGGTAAATTTGCTATATACTGTTTGGCTCCCCTTTTTTATACCATTGAATATAAAGACAATTTCTAATTATTGTATCACAGAAACTTACTGAGGTGTAGCTTCAAGAAATCTTCAATCTTACCTGAACAAACAGTAATTATCAACAAAGCCACTCACTGCTACTCAACTACCAGCCCTATAGTACAGATGAAAGCCATATCAGCCTTGACACAGCTGCTTGTGCTTTCTAATGAAACCTTGACTGTGCTTGATTTGGAAACTTTAGCTCTAGTCAGAACATTAAAGTTCAAATCCATCACTTCTTTCCATCTTAATGAGAATCCACTCAATGAAGATCCATTCACAGTGGAGATTTGTGCTGGgtccaagaaaaaaatattgtataTTCACCTTAGTGATGAGcatgttaaaataattaaagaagtCTCAACGAGCTTAACACCTTCAACACTGGTGATGGATGGAGCTCACATTTGTTTTGCTATGGGCTTTGAATATTGCATGCTGGATATTCTTTCTGGGGAGATTCAACAGCTATTTGCTGTAGACAACCCACAGCAACCACTCATCATTCACAGAGTCTCAAaggtgtttaaatttaaatgttacaAAATATTGCACCTGTTTTAACTTTCCTCCTAATTATAGGGAGAATTTTTATTGAGTGGACCTGGTGGATTAGGAGTATTTGTGTTGTCACAAGGTTTTTCAGATAAACCTCCAATTAATTTTTCCAGTCAAGTCTCAGCTTTAGCCTTTCATCACCCATACATAATTGCAGTGTGTAGACAAGGAATCTGTTTTTACAggtatttgaagaaaaaaaaaattcaatctgatttgataattttatttgtaaatttcaTAATTACAGCATTATTGATCAGCAATGCAAACAAACGATAGCTATTGACAATGTTCGGTCTATAGTAAATGGTGATGGTCGAATCTTTGCCTCGACACTGATTGACTTGTTTGCTCTACTTCCTATTTCTTGGGAGACGCAATTAGAGAAATTACTTGCTGACAATCGCATAGAAGAGGCCCTCGTATTAGCTGCTAATGCCCATATCTCTTCTAACGATAGAGAACAGCATAAACTCATGATTAAGGATCTTGAAGAAAAAGTGGCTTTGCTACGATTTTCTTCTGGACGCTTTTTGGATGCAATGGAATTGTTTGAAACATGCAACATTGATCCTCGAaaggtctgttttttttttacatttgtgtACAATGTACATGCATAGCATATTAAATAACTTGTGCAACTATTTAGGTGATTGACTTGGACCTTGAACAAATGTtcccagaagaagaaatgcgCAACAGTTCTGTAGTGGTTTTCCTCGATTTTCTTCAGCGATGGagactcaagtgcttgacgcCAGATCAGAGGATGGTATGCTAGTTGTGTTTCCGTAGTTTTTCGTGTCATCGCATCAAAATttgatgtaaaaatttttttaggcAGTCGATTTGGCACTTCTCAAGTATTTAGCAAGGAATGACGACGAAGGAGTGCAGTTGATGGATTTCATCGTAGACTGCCAAGCCGACTCAAGTGAAACATTCGACTGCTtgaaaacttttcaaatgTTCCATTGCTTAGCGACCTACTATATTTCTAAACAAAAATGGGAGGAAGCCTTTTGCATTTGGGATCGATTGATGAAGTCGGACATTGAAGACGTGCATTTTTTAGGATACCCTCATGTGGCCGAGCAGCTGACAAAGTATGAATTCTTTAAAGTTGTTTGTAAATCATTTTCATAAGTTTTTGCGATTTTTACTTAGGTGTGGAGACATCTCACTGATTTGGCGCTTTAGTGGAGAAATCTTGAAGAGGGATGAAGAGATGGGCGCTAAAATATTTACTTCAGAAAAGATACCAGCCGTTAAGCCGCGAGCTGTAATAGATTATTTACGCAACTAtccaaaaagtttaagaatttTCCTCGAATTCTTGATCGAGAAGAAAATCGACGAGGAGTCGGTTCACACTCAACTAGCTATGATGTATATAGATGACATCAAACGCTCCGATCTGAACCGCAATAGCCCAGGCCATCGAATGACAATTAACAAACTACGAAGTCTTCTTAGAACTTCTCAAAAACTTGAACTAGTTAAACTGTTGGAAATACTTGATACGCCTGGCTTTCCACATGAGCACGCAATCGTTTGTGGAAGACTTGGTCAACATTCCACTGCTATTAATACCTTTATCAACTATCTTAAGGTAGTTAACCTCTTAATATAAAgcaaataatgtaatttaatGAATCTTTATCAGGATTTTGATGCTGCTGAGGAATATTGTGCATGTCTAGATGATCCAAAAGCTTGGAATGCCCTGTTGGCTGCCTGTGTGACTGAAGCGAACGTTCATATGTTTGACCGTGTGGCAGATTTATTGCGTCGCCGGCCACATCAGTTTGACGTTCCAACAGCCCTGCTCTGTCTTCCTGATAGCACAAAATTCAATGTAATCGCCCCGTTCGTCAACTTCGCGGTTCGTGAAGCATTACACGAAAAGAGGATGAAGACGGTATTACTGTAGTCAAATTGGGTGTTAAtccatataatttttttttgttatttctagATCGAGAAGGCATTACATCAAATGGACAACTTGACAAATAAAtatgaattgaaaatattggAAACAGAGTCATTTTCTATTCAACCCTCTAGTTACTGCTGTGTTTGTAAGAAACGTTTTGTAGTGACCGATGGTTTCGTTCGATATCCTAATGGAGTGCTAACCCATTCAAAATGTGCTACGAGTCGGCACGTTTGCCCCCTTACCGgtcatttgtttcaatttggATTTCAGTACAATtcctaaattttcaatttcacttGAAGCTGTACTTATGTAAAAGAAATTACACATGTTcttgaatgaaattttttggtaTCTTTCCCTGAATTTGCTATTTAACTATCCataaaatgattaaaagtATTTTTTGGAGCCATCAATTGTATTCAGTTCACAGAAGCAACAAAATTACTCCTTTTAGAATACCtgtaataattaaatatacaTTATGAGACACTCAGTACACTCAAACTAATTTATAAGCTTACATCAAGTCACCAAGTGATTAGCGTAGTCTTCTGGCTTCACGTTCAGATTCCAGCAGGGTAAGAATGTCTCCTTCCCGAACAGGTCCCTTTACATTCCTGATGATTGATCTGTTTGGTTCTCCCAAAAACTCCACTTTAACCTAGTCAAGTACAATGGTTATTCATTAGATAAAACAtacaattattcttttttcacaaaatttacCTGGGTACACTGTCCCTGGGAACCAGTTCGGCCCAAAACTTTGGTGACCTGTCAAGAAAATTCAGTtattatcaaatttgttttgttttttgcacACAACCAAAGTGGCACtgccaaaataaaactctggaTATACTGCACGTTACAATTTAATATCACTAAAACATATCCAGCCATTTGCGTCATCACGTGTCTAAGAGGGACCAACATCAATATAAGTATACAAACTAAATCTATTTGATTCAACTACACgaataatcaaaatttatattttaaatttaaaactgaCTGAAATATGGATAATCTAAAAGTATTTATAACTCACACGGGCGAGAACGTTGGGCTTGTCCATTTCAAGAGAAGTTTGATGGCGGCGACCAAGAAATGCAGTAGAGACAAAAAGACCGAAAACGAGGAGAGGAAATAGGTTTGCTATGCTACGTTGTCAGAGAGGACTATTTGAGCACACGATTCGCTTTTTATATGGCTACTTCAAAGGGGGAAGGGGTTGCCAGAGGCCAAATTAACCCTAgcggaaaaactaaaatgttttttttttctaaaaaaaaagggaattacaAAATTGACTGAGTGAACATAAATAGTATTTTTACAACAATATGAATTTCACAGCCTCGTAAGTAATGGCAATATAGTAGTGGaaagtaaacaaatttttacacGCAAAAAACAGCCAACAAAGTTGAGTAATGCATACATAGGTAAACAGCTATAAGTTAACTGAGATGCATAAAGAACATGTGTCACAGGTAACATAAATAGCTGCTAAGGACAATTCAGTGGCCTCCTTGAATAAAATGAAACTTCCACCGCAACGACAATTTGTTTCGTACACACAGCCATCGAAATTGAGTTCACTTAGGGAGAACTGATCGTGGATTGTGAcagatttgtttttatgtgCTACATATTGCAAATCGTAATGCTGCTTCAGATTAGGATCACTAAGAACTTGGAAGGCCAATTTAACTTTGAGAAAGTCCTCGTTGGTGGCAGTTTGATTTTTATCGGGGTGATATTTCAAAGAAAGCTGGTGATATCTTAGTTTCATCTCAGCCGAACTGACATCTGACTCAACACCTAAAACTCGATAAAAGTCTGGGAAATCCGCGATAGTATCCATATAGCTCAGTGTCAACAAGTTTGTTTGGAACAAATAATTTGACTAAAGATCGTCTGCATATGCAAAGTAACGTGGCAATGTTGTCATCTAATAATGAAACAGTCCATTTtccattaaaataataaacgattttctaatttaaaaacataaaagaTAAGTATTTTAAATTGCTGTACCTAAAAATTGTTACAAATAAATAGGCACGTCTAATTTTCTTACGTTGCTtagttttttcattcttttttgtctagataaacaaatgaaatgccGAAAAGGTCGAAAAAGCGTCTGCTTGTTTTTGAATGTTATTGTTATATAAGTTGAGCTTGAGCTGaggcaattaaaaattttagcaGTTCTTGTTGTTAATCGATGGCAGTTGCACTAATTCAAGGTGCCTCAAAGGGACTTGGTCTTCAGTTTTCCAAAGTTTTAACTGCTAGAGCTGATGTGGCAAAAGTAATAGCTACCAGTCGAGGTGCAGAAAATGAAGCAGTGCTTCTTGACatacaaaaacaatttcctAATAAACTTGTGCTTATAAATGTTGATATTACAAAAGAGGATAATATCAAAAGAATTGTTCCAATAATCACAGAAAAATCCGGTGGAAAACTAGATCTTGTCTTAAACTGTAGTGCTATTCTACATCCTTCgggaaaaggagaaacaagCTTACGTGATGTTTCTTTTgaagtattatttattattacaagTAATTTTGAATTATCAAGGAAAACTcagagtttttgaaaaattacacagGGACTAAGAAGTACTTTTGAGACCAACACAATTGGACCACTTTTAACTGCGAAGTATTTTTCACCATTGTTGTTGAAAAGTTCTGGCTTGTTTGGAAATCAGTCTGGAAAAAAACATTCTGGAATCCTAGTCAACATGACAGCTAAAGTATCATCCATATCTGGCAAGTTTTTTCCCCAATATAAAATTAATGCATTGGATAACCTGATTCTTATTACTATTTTGCTTTTAAATGGAATAGATAATCAAATTGGGGGTTGGTACAGCTACAGACTGTCAAAAACAGGTATAAATGGAAAATCCAGGGTGAAATAGTGTTCTGATAATTACTAAATAAGCAAATCAAATTACCAAACCTTTTTATTTAACAGCACTGAATATGGcgacaaaaaatttaagtatTGAGTTGGGGCGAGGGAAATCTAAAGTAATATGTGTAGCGATGCATCCAGGTAATAATGATAAATAATGTGTTTAATTGAAAGctaattctttttgtttattttgaagGAACTGTCGACACGGACCTTTCCCGTCCTTATCATAAAGGTGTCCCTGCTGACAAACTGTTTTCTACCGAAAAATCCGTAAACTTTTTGATGACTATCATAGATAAGCTTTCAGTTGAAGATACAGGGAAGTGCATTGGGTGGGATGGGAATATTATTCCTTATTGATGTTCACAACTATATTTCTGTTACTGGAAAACTAAATCTATGATTTGTTTTGGTACAGTGTAGGTCACAATGTAATATACAAATGCTctagaattttaatttaatttcacaGAATTTTATTGATCAATTAACAGTTACATAACAGAGTTGATATAACCTGAAGCATATGGTtcctttgatttttaaaaacatcaaTACTCAGTGGGGAAACAGATTTTAATTCACCTTTGTTCACTGAACAATGCTTCATGATATTTTCGGCAttgcaacaaacaaacactccACAATCAAAAGAGTTCTGCTGTTGGGTACATCTAACTTCAACAATCTTATTGGACAGATTCAAGTTATATGCAATTTTCTTGGCATGGTTCAAGTTGGATCCAATTAAAGAATCAAAATGGTAATACTTCTTGGCAAAACAGTCATAAACAAGTAAACTCCAATGTGACCCTCCTGGGTGATCCAATAACACAGAATCATTTACAGGCAATAGAACTAGAGATCTTGAGTGCAAATTAAGTGGATCAACAAAAGCAGATGTTTCTGATAATTCTCCAAGTTTGATAAACTGTGAAACTTCTGGGCAGACTAGGCATACTGATTCATCCAGAATGGAATTTTCGAGATATTCAAACCAAAAACCAATTAACCTATCATTTAACCAGTGTGGATTTCTCAGAAGATCCACATCTGATTTTCTCAAAAGAGAATTATGATAATTCAATACAATTTCATTATCAGACATGGCTGGAAAGAACTTGATACAGTTATAAAGTGTTATTAACACAATCAGTAGTGTGCTGGATCAGGTGTTAGCAACAGTATTTTATTACTGAAGTCCTGATAACGTCAGCTACCTACATTTTGGACAAATGCAattgatatttattatttaaacacttaaaaatatttttaattagatcATTACTTTCACAGAGGATAAACTGTAGTGACTTATTAGAATTACAGATGTTTGCACAGCATGTGCATTGTGCAGTACTTGTGGTTTCAGGTGtgcaaaattcaaatgataagAAGCAGgcgaaaaaaacgaaaaatagcaATATCACCATCTGCAATGTTTCAGATTTATGTATTTGTTCCCGtctgtaaaattcaaaatgttttaagaAAGTTAGAAAACGAGTATGGTtcacagttttatttttaaaaattaagttattaattttataataGAATAGGTCAatgcaaaattttctttattaacaATTGTTACTTTTCAAATTCTGTAGTTTGGCCACTCTGCTCTCTGCTGTGGTTTAGTCAGTCTCCTTTGTTGTTCCGATTTTTCTCCCTGTCGAGTGTCGTGGCCTTTGGTAGTCTGGTCAATCCTGGTTTAAGCACATTTTACTTATGTGTAATTCGCATTGAAAGGGGAAAATCATTCGTTATTAGAATTTTCGCTTAAATTAGTAAAGACGAGAATATTCtgtaattttctttcaaaatttcataAGTGGTCATTACACACCTCACGTGTTATTAATAGCAATcataattgtaaaaaaatgagCCCAACAACTAAAGTGAAAACTACGGTGAAACGATCGACTAGAACTGCAATAGACAGAGTGACAAGGTCTCAATCTAGTCGGACAACACCTTCAATAGCAATGATAAACAATGTTATTGCCGCAGCTTCTACATCATCAGGTGAAGCTCCAACAAGGAGAGTTGCACCTTCTAGGTATTCACATTAATATTCATTGACTTACTGATATCAGCGGATTCATAGATGACTCCTTGTGTACAGAAGTTCAGCAACTACTGTCAGACGCGCCAGAACTGCAAGGCAATCTAATGTTGTTGTGCCTATTGTTGTGCCTGaggttgaaattcaaattgcaaATACTGGAGAGAATGAGGGAGGAAATCCAACTACTCCAATTACAccagaaaatgaacaaaataatGTTCAAGTTGTTGATCTAATAACTCCTGCAGTACAACCTCAAATTCCAGTTGTTAGGGCTAGAAGGCCATTAGAAGTTGATTTAACATGTGACTTGGATGAtgaagtttttgttgttttggtaTGTATgtgtatattaaaaaaaaaaacacatttattattattcactgATGCAACCCAATTAATACTCATTTTTCTGTAGGAAGATATAGTGAACCCATCACGAAGAACCAACTTATCTGATCTCCCAATAATGTTAGGTAGTAGCCCACCAAGAACCAGAGTATTGGCACCAAGAAATCTTCGTTCTACATTTTCAAGTAGATCtggtatgattattatttgttatttgaagtaaatgttaaaaatgatATGCAATTAAATATGCGTTGCTCAGTTTCAACAGAAAATCCTGTCGTATTCCAAGCTCCGCCGGCATCTGCACCCCCTACAGTCCAAGAAGGAGGTTCTCATGGAATACACTGCCCCATATGTCTTGACTCGTTGTCTCAAGTCAAGGAAGCTAACCAGCAGATGCATTCGACGATTTGTGGACATCTGTTTTGCGGTCCCTGTATCAAAAAGCTAATTGGAACTACACAACAGTGCCCAAGCTGCCGTCAAAAATTGGATATTCGCAAAATTCACccgatttttatttgaaattctaatttttttcgaaGTTTTCTTACATTACTTTGTTGATAATACAGTAAATTTTGTCTTACTCCGATACGCTGTAATCAATTAcaaggaaaattaaaaaacaaaaatcctttAGGCCttaatttaatatttgattatatattttctgaattttggaTTTCAGCACACCCAATAACAATAAGAATCACTGAATTGAGTCCTGATTCCCGACTATGAGTTGTGTGAAAGTAGTGATTTGATTAGATTTAGATAAGGAAATGTTGGACATTTTTCGAATAGTTTCTTTTCTAAAATCTCTGATGTCCCAAAACCTTGCAATTTCTAAATAAGATgataaataaaacgaaaattattagtataatttttgttgttgtttgcaaAATATTACTTTATCTTACCTGAATTAAGTCTAACCGTTTCTTATTTCTGATGAATGGCAATAGTAAGGCGGCCAAATATGGGTAATCATGGTTGAGGACGCACTTTTCAAGAGAATCCAAATCTATATCTTCGAGAATTGGGCAACTCCACAGCATCTCGAGGGCGGAAATGCAGCAGTTT
This region includes:
- the LOC124335835 gene encoding group XIIA secretory phospholipase A2-like; translated protein: MKNSHVAIILVTLFFLDGWWTGILRWIIFKMMSTGIIGSTFSTLVDFCAYHPKIWESSINLLSQPSSSELKFDCPPGFIAAPNQSHFPTSNGCGADGLKIDVEYLPYKDQELCCNTHDMCYDKCHIISSMEADVHRGQCDKEFKNCLIKICSFKSWQRYLICPFRIVLTNKFWNENCEQPLIDDREKKCEASVEVLYQSVHGWGFSAYLKAQSQACVCVPG
- the LOC124335834 gene encoding C-factor-like; translation: MAVALIQGASKGLGLQFSKVLTARADVAKVIATSRGAENEAVLLDIQKQFPNKLVLINVDITKEDNIKRIVPIITEKSGGKLDLVLNCSAILHPSGKGETSLRDVSFEGLRSTFETNTIGPLLTAKYFSPLLLKSSGLFGNQSGKKHSGILVNMTAKVSSISDNQIGGWYSYRLSKTALNMATKNLSIELGRGKSKVICVAMHPGTVDTDLSRPYHKGVPADKLFSTEKSVNFLMTIIDKLSVEDTGKCIGWDGNIIPY
- the LOC124335833 gene encoding uncharacterized protein LOC124335833 isoform X2, with the translated sequence MSPTTKVKTTVKRSTRTAIDRVTRSQSSRTTPSIAMINNVIAAASTSSGEAPTRRVAPSSSATTVRRARTARQSNVVVPIVVPEVEIQIANTGENEGGNPTTPITPENEQNNVQVVDLITPAVQPQIPVVRARRPLEVDLTCDLDDEVFVVLEDIVNPSRRTNLSDLPIMLGSSPPRTRVLAPRNLRSTFSSRSVSTENPVVFQAPPASAPPTVQEGGSHGIHCPICLDSLSQVKEANQQMHSTICGHLFCGPCIKKLIGTTQQCPSCRQKLDIRKIHPIFI
- the LOC124335836 gene encoding sentrin-specific protease 8-like, coding for MSDNEIVLNYHNSLLRKSDVDLLRNPHWLNDRLIGFWFEYLENSILDESVCLVCPEVSQFIKLGELSETSAFVDPLNLHSRSLVLLPVNDSVLLDHPGGSHWSLLVYDCFAKKYYHFDSLIGSNLNHAKKIAYNLNLSNKIVEVRCTQQQNSFDCGVFVCCNAENIMKHCSVNKGELKSVSPLSIDVFKNQRNHMLQVISTLLCNC
- the LOC124335833 gene encoding uncharacterized protein LOC124335833 isoform X1; the protein is MSPTTKVKTTVKRSTRTAIDRVTRSQSSRTTPSIAMINNVIAAASTSSGEAPTRRVAPSRSSATTVRRARTARQSNVVVPIVVPEVEIQIANTGENEGGNPTTPITPENEQNNVQVVDLITPAVQPQIPVVRARRPLEVDLTCDLDDEVFVVLEDIVNPSRRTNLSDLPIMLGSSPPRTRVLAPRNLRSTFSSRSVSTENPVVFQAPPASAPPTVQEGGSHGIHCPICLDSLSQVKEANQQMHSTICGHLFCGPCIKKLIGTTQQCPSCRQKLDIRKIHPIFI
- the LOC124335830 gene encoding transforming growth factor-beta receptor-associated protein 1-like is translated as MSVQAFDIIFAGNLPNLFIDGSPSTNITCLEICGDFLYLGCKEGNLLRCSFKKSSILPEQTVIINKATHCYSTTSPIVQMKAISALTQLLVLSNETLTVLDLETLALVRTLKFKSITSFHLNENPLNEDPFTVEICAGSKKKILYIHLSDEHVKIIKEVSTSLTPSTLVMDGAHICFAMGFEYCMLDILSGEIQQLFAVDNPQQPLIIHRVSKGEFLLSGPGGLGVFVLSQGFSDKPPINFSSQVSALAFHHPYIIAVCRQGICFYSIIDQQCKQTIAIDNVRSIVNGDGRIFASTLIDLFALLPISWETQLEKLLADNRIEEALVLAANAHISSNDREQHKLMIKDLEEKVALLRFSSGRFLDAMELFETCNIDPRKVIDLDLEQMFPEEEMRNSSVVVFLDFLQRWRLKCLTPDQRMAVDLALLKYLARNDDEGVQLMDFIVDCQADSSETFDCLKTFQMFHCLATYYISKQKWEEAFCIWDRLMKSDIEDVHFLGYPHVAEQLTKCGDISLIWRFSGEILKRDEEMGAKIFTSEKIPAVKPRAVIDYLRNYPKSLRIFLEFLIEKKIDEESVHTQLAMMYIDDIKRSDLNRNSPGHRMTINKLRSLLRTSQKLELVKLLEILDTPGFPHEHAIVCGRLGQHSTAINTFINYLKDFDAAEEYCACLDDPKAWNALLAACVTEANVHMFDRVADLLRRRPHQFDVPTALLCLPDSTKFNVIAPFVNFAVREALHEKRMKTIEKALHQMDNLTNKYELKILETESFSIQPSSYCCVCKKRFVVTDGFVRYPNGVLTHSKCATSRHVCPLTGHLFQFGFQYNS